GGAAACGTTCTAAACGCCTGGCACGGTTTACTAAATTTCGGTCATCAACCGATAATTGTTCCAAGCCAAGCATGGCAATAATATCTTTGAGCTCTTCGTATTGAGCGAGCGTATGTCGGATTTCTTGTGCAAGATTATAATGCCGCTCACCGATTATTCCCGGTGTAGCCATTTTTGAGCTGGATTGTAGCAAGTCGATAGCCGGGTAAAGACCTTCGCTTGCTTTTTTTCGCGAAAGCACAATTGAAGCGGAAAGATGGGCAAATGTATGCACAGCAGCAGGGTCGGTAAGATCGTCGGCAGGCACATAAACTGCCTGAATAGAGGTGATAGCACCAGCCACAGTATTGGCAATTCGTTCCTCCAATTTTGCCAACTCGGTTCCCATGGTGGGTTGATACCCCAACCGTGAAGGCATTTGTCCCATTAAACCAGAAACTTCCATGCCGGCCTGAATGAAACGGAAAATATTATCGATAAGTAGTAACACATCGCGATGTTCATCATCGCGGAAATATTCGGCCATTGTAAGTGCTGCATGACCTACACGAAAGCGAGCACCCGGTGGCTCATTCATTTGACCAAACATCATAACCATATTGTCGAGCACACCCGCTGCTTTCATATCATGATAAAGTTCCTGTCCCTCTCGGCATCGTTCACCAATTCCACAAAACATACTGACACCTTTGTTGTGCCCCACCATATTATGGATCATCTCGGTAAGCAAAACTGTTTTACCTACACCGGCACCACCAAAAAGACCTGCTTTTCCGCCGCGCTCCAAAGGCACCAATACATCAATTGCTTTAATTCCGGTTAAAAAAATCTCCGATTTGGTTGATCGCTCTGCCAATGATGGTGGCAGTTGGTGTATGTTTCGCCATTCAACATCCGATGATAATGCCTTACCTTGGTCAATAGTATTGCCAAAAA
This genomic window from Williamwhitmania taraxaci contains:
- the atpD gene encoding F0F1 ATP synthase subunit beta encodes the protein MKNIIDISSSGKVVSVRGSVVDIQFDMHLPTINTVLHAGDHEQIIIEVQEQRDAHHVRGIALTPTQGLTRGMVVETYGKQLSVPVGKSIIGRMFDVFGNTIDQGKALSSDVEWRNIHQLPPSLAERSTKSEIFLTGIKAIDVLVPLERGGKAGLFGGAGVGKTVLLTEMIHNMVGHNKGVSMFCGIGERCREGQELYHDMKAAGVLDNMVMMFGQMNEPPGARFRVGHAALTMAEYFRDDEHRDVLLLIDNIFRFIQAGMEVSGLMGQMPSRLGYQPTMGTELAKLEERIANTVAGAITSIQAVYVPADDLTDPAAVHTFAHLSASIVLSRKKASEGLYPAIDLLQSSSKMATPGIIGERHYNLAQEIRHTLAQYEELKDIIAMLGLEQLSVDDRNLVNRARRLERFLTQPFFTTEQFSGMKGKEVALDDALNGCERILADEFKDLPESAFYMIGVIDEAKEKGDIANTKKN